AATCTTATCTATCAAACTGCTTATGGTTTGCCAAATAAAACTGCAGATTATAGCCATAGATGTAAATCGGGAGACATTTGAGATTGGGTTGCCAGTAATTAAGAAAGCTGGTGTTGCCGACAAAATTGATTTCATTGAGTCTGAGGCTTTACCAGTTCTTGATCAGCTATTACAAAATGTAAGAATGACCCTCCCTATATTATTAATCTTTTCATGATTGTCACAATATGATCTCATCAATTTATTATCCACAGACCACAATGAGGTCTTcacatttctctttctttcttcttcttcctgtttttttttttttttttttttttttgggggcgggggggggtgggggtggggaaTTATGCAGCCTGAAAATGAAGGGAGTTTCGACTTTGCTTTTATCGATGCTGACAGTGTGAATTATTGGAACTACCATGAGAGGCTGATGAAACTGTTAAAGGTAGGTGGCCTAGTTGTCTATGATAACACACTCTGGAAAGGAACAGTAGCAATGCCTGATGCGTTGGTTCCAGAGTTCTGGAAACAGGAGAGGGAGTTGGCAATTGAGCTTAACAAATCATTTGCAGCTGATCCTCGCATCCAAATTTCGCATGCTTCATTGGGTGATGGTATCACAATCTGCAGGCGTATCTACTGAATGATTTCTTCAGACTTCTCTGCATTTTTCTTGCTTTATGAGTTTGAATGTAATAATTGAACCTCAACTACCTCGCTTAGATTAGTACTCCTTTAGATACTAGTTCTCATATAAAGAAAAGTGTGTGGTTTTAGAAACATCAGAAGCTGGGGTTGCTAAAAGAACAGATGGCTTCATTCAGGTCTTCCTTGTGGACCAAAAAGAACTGTTGCCATTTTCTGTTTTTAGCTACTATTATCAGAAAACAGTATATTTTCCATTGTGAGCTGAAATCATCTTCAACAaaggactctctctctctctctctctctctctcaagttccCCTTTTGTTTGAATAAGCCCAAGGTTCATTCTTATGAATTTCTCCACTTTTTATCCAAATGATAATCTGTTCTTGTATACATTGATGACAAATTAAGGAAGATATACATCATGCCAATGAGGGTACAACGCCTGCTGCTTTTTGCAATAAGTAATTCAATCCCAGTACCTGTATTTTAGCCTAAATATAAATGGCCTAGGCTGCTTTTCTGTGTTACTGAATCTGAACTGTTGGATGTTTTGCTTCGTCTCCCCCTCTTTTTAAGTAATACGATTTGAATCTATTGTCCAAACACATAAGGCCTTAATGCCCACAATTTATAGACTGTTCTAGACATTGTTGATTGTTCTTTCCCCAATGGCAGAAGACAGCTATCTTCTTAAAGTGCCATTCCTActtttaatctttgatcacACAGAAGTATGGTCATCTAACTTAACATGCACAAACTCACATATCAGTAAGTATAGTATAATATTAATGTCCTGTCATTACTAGGAAGGGGTAGATTTATAGACAGCTGAGCCAAAGAGTGAAGTGTTGCGATGTCAACTGAGAGTTCGTGTCTCCTGCTTAACAGGTGGTATTATTTTCTCTGGTATGAATAAAGCAACTtattcattgaaaaataaaaaataaaaacaaagctaCATTGTGTTTgtagaaaaatttataatgcACGTTAGAAGAAAAGTTGAAGGCATCAGCCAAAGAAATAATGAGACATAagcaaaatacaaattattgatgatgttaccaactttttaatttataatcaaaaaattatttccatACTATTCTCCCAAGGTCCCTCTAAGCACTtgccatttttttatattaaaaaacagGGAGCACTAAgaatttttagagattgtttggAAGAATTATTGACATGAAGTGATCCAACCTCAATTTTTCTTTACATTAGTCGCAAACCTGAGCGCAGTGCacagaaaaaattgataatttatttttttaagtgaaaaatgaaaatagtataTGAGACTTATAAGAGTTAGTCTCAAAACTTCTTAAAATGAtgtaattattttctaacaaagtaTGGTTGATACAAtatgttaaattttcaaattaagctatttatatttgttatttgaaagtgtttgaaattttgtaagtttttttttttttttaagaaaatatagtgCATTTTACATTCAATATTATCTAAGACGAagtattttgtaaataatataatgTGTAGTTGAAATTTGTTGTTAGTCTTCCTTACATACAATTCATCCTCTATTAGTTTGAAATGACCTAAAGAATAAGTAAATTCATCACttattttagggaaaaaaaaaaaaaaaaaacttcaataacataagaaaaatgtaattttatcaaCAACCCACCAACATTATGCTAAGAATGTGACATAATTGTCAATAAAGCAACTTCTCTTTCTACACAAACATCTCCTCCCAAAGCATCACCAAAGTGAACGAAATTGATTGGTGTGGACTGAAATTGATCGAACTGGaccaaaatatatcaaaatgcTAAGCTGATGTGGTTTAACAGGAGTATAGCAATGTTTTATCTTTAAATATTACAAGCACATTAACTTGAAATACTAAATTTTGGGATGAATTTATAATTGAGTTTTTAGTCATGTCACGTAAATTCAAAATGGCAATTAAGGCTACGTTTGGATAGGGCGTTTGCATCtgcgttttccctttttttttttcacgcatttttgagctttttgagtgctgcggttactgttcatgtactgttcaatgaacagtaactgcaaattttgacttttccaATTTGTTTCAGCCAATcacagcacatcgtgtactgttcacggacccacaaatttcacttttcagcaactttttcattaaaaatgggtcccacgatactattcacacatttaaaaattattttgctacagtgtttttcaattttcagtttcagttttcaattttcagctgtatccaaacggaccctaagttaCCAATCCCAAGGGAAGCCAATAAGATATAACAACATAGAAAAGAACATCAAAATGAACATAAATTCTTAAGTAAACACATTGTTAATAACTATATTAGACaaacttaattataaaataggaacttcaaaataaaaataaaaacaaaacagttAGATAGTAATTACAACGGTTAAGTGCATACAGGGCACTTATcatccaaataattttttttttttttaaaattgtatatatatcattaaataatttaatgaaatacaaataaaattaataaaaatcacattccaaaaaaatattatttttaagtaattttagttttttcattttatatttcaagACCGAATGGACCGAACTGGTCCGAATTGACCAAGTGGAATGAATGGGACCAAATAAACCAAGGTTGACTGAACAGAACCATAATGGGTTGAATTGGACCGAAGTAGACTGAATGTGACCGGAATGTACCAAAGTCGCCTGAAATGCTACATTGATGCGGC
This DNA window, taken from Quercus robur chromosome 2, dhQueRobu3.1, whole genome shotgun sequence, encodes the following:
- the LOC126714284 gene encoding probable caffeoyl-CoA O-methyltransferase At4g26220 isoform X1; translation: MLDHSHTRALLDAMEQNAKKVTSPSKGLLQSEDLYQYILETSVYPREPDFLKELRHVTASHPRARMATAPDAGQLMALLLKLANAKKTIELGVFTGYSLLLTALTIPEDGKIIAIDVNRETFEIGLPVIKKAGVADKIDFIESEALPVLDQLLQNPENEGSFDFAFIDADSVNYWNYHERLMKLLKVGGLVVYDNTLWKGTVAMPDALVPEFWKQERELAIELNKSFAADPRIQISHASLGDGITICRRIY
- the LOC126714284 gene encoding probable caffeoyl-CoA O-methyltransferase At4g26220 isoform X3, coding for MEQNAKKVTSPSKGLLQSEDLYQYILETSVYPREPDFLKELRHVTASHPRARMATAPDAGQLMALLLKLANAKKTIELGVFTGYSLLLTALTIPEDGKIIAIDVNRETFEIGLPVIKKAGVADKIDFIESEALPVLDQLLQNPENEGSFDFAFIDADSVNYWNYHERLMKLLKVGGLVVYDNTLWKGTVAMPDALVPEFWKQERELAIELNKSFAADPRIQISHASLGDGITICRRIY